AAAAGGGAAGATCCATGTACTGTGGGGTTATGGTGTGTGCCCTGGGTGACCCCTCTCCTGCTCTGCTGGTGTTGAGCTCATCAGAGTCGTGTCTCGACCTGTGGTGATTCACTCTCAGACACCTGCGCCCACTTTGGCCACAAGAGCCTCAGGGCCCATATTCTTACATCATGTGTTTGTCAGTGCTagttctttccctttctttctttccctcttgcACATGTAACTAGCTGCACTTGCCATGATGTAGTGACACTTGCACATGTAACTAGCTGCACTTGCCATGATGTAGTGACACTTGCACATGTAACTAGCTGCACTTGCCATGATGTAGTGACACTTGCCATCTTTGAATGAATAGAAAAAAGGATTCCCTGCAAATTAGATTTTATTGCTAAGAGCATGACTAATTACTAAAGGTACCACAAAGGCTTTGTATGCATTCTCCAGTaacactgtaggctacttaaaccCAATACTTACAAAGAGTAGTAAACACGCATCTAATGCATTACATATGCGTTACATGCtttacatgtacatttacaCATAGTAATGACTGCACTTAAGTGTTACAATGTATAATAAAAGCCCTTACATCCTGAAGAAACAACATGCTCAGTAAAGCTTAATACTTGGTAATGGAACTGTTGACATGTTTAtgttagcagacacttttgtccaaggCGACTTACAAtaacatcaataaacattacattaacattaaaataaCAGTTTAGTCATAtggtataaataaaataaatacacattattattaGACTAAACAGAATGaacagaataataacaataatcatgaacatatttatttatgttaaatgtttattcacCAACTATGCTTTATGGAGCCATATGATACTCAATAGAAGCTTCATTAATAATGCTTGTGTATCTGGCGTATGTACATGCTCATATATATCACTATAATGCATTATGCTTTAATGGATACTGGGTTTATGGTAAGTTCTACATATTTTGGCCCTTTATGCTTTGAAGCTTGTTAATTTGATAAACCCATCACATTTGTGGTTGCTCTTCCATAATCGAATTTACAAATGTAAAGAAAATAGATAGGAACCACTTTCATTCAGTCAGTGGTGTTTTATTGACCAACTAGAGAGTTTATACTAGGTTGTCATAACAGCATCGACCGTGGACAGAggcatggacacacatacaaacacaccacctCAGATCCAGCCAGTATCATTATAAAAGTTACAATATGGCTGACTTAAGTATTACATTGTATTTGCCAGAAGAAACACAGCAAAGCTTGAATAATTCAACATTAGTTGAGGAGTGGTTGAAAAGCTGACAGCCAGACTGACAGAAGGTGGGGTTTGGCCTGGTGTGTGTTGATGAAGGTGTTATGGCCTGCAGCTATGTAGTTGAAATATGGCAGATGTATGAATTGGAGACGATATGAAAAAGACTGCCATGGTATGTGTTGGACTGCTGAATGTGTTGAATTGGCCCGCAAGGCATCATAAATCAGCTTAGCAGTCTGCTGATCGCCAAGCTTGAATGGTGGCTCTTTCACTGGCGCCTGAAGCAGCGTGGGTATACTTTTTAGGGGCCTTTTGTACTGCTGTGATGTTTTTGAATTTTGAGAGATCAATGTCTCCTTTCAGGACAGCCTGCGAACAGCCATGGCTCTTGATCACACGCCGATGTCTTCCCATCCCTGCTGCTCCTTCCTGCTCGTCTGTCTGCTGCTGCCCCTGTCCTGGGTGTCCTGTGTCCTGCCCCACCAGCCTGCGGCCCTCCACATCCCCTCCCTGGTGGCGCACACCCCTCTGCCCCTTGTGCGCTCCCGCTTCAGTGCCCAGGCCCAGCTGGACTTCACCACGCACTGCAACGCCAGCTGCTTCCACCGGGGCGAGCAGGCCAGGCCGGAGGAGCTGGCCGAGCAGCTGGCCTTCGAGACGCTCTACTCTAACGGCTCGCGCACCCTCACCGCCGTGGACCtggacgaggacgaggaggcCGAGTGGAGGCCCGAACCCGCGGTCCCCTTCTTGGCCACTGGGAGGCGCCGGGGTTCCACCGGGCGCCGGCGGCGGCAGAAGCGGCAGATCTACGGGGCGGACGGGCGCTTCAACATCCGCGGCGACCACTTCCTGTTGGATTACCCCTTCTCCACGGCCGTGCGCATCTCCACCGGGTGCACGGGGGTCCTGGTGTCCCAGCGACACGTGCTCACCGCCGCCCATTGCGTGCACGACGGGAAGGATTACGTGAAGGGGGCGCGCAAGCTCCGGGTGGGTTTCCTGATCCCGCCCTCCTCCCTGGTCAACGTCACCCTGCCCAGCACTCCTTCAAAGAAGCCCTTGGTGCGCTGGGTGCGCGTCAAGCGAACGCGCGTCCCCAAAGGTTGGATCCAGGGGCCCCTTGAGGTCAGCATGGACTACGACTACGCTCTGCTGGAGCTGCGCTGGCCCCACCGCCGGCCCTTCATGCGCATGGCCGTGGCCCCCTCGGCCCAAGACCTGGCCGGCAAGCGAATCCACTTCTCGGGCTTCGACAGCGACCGGCCGGGCGAGCTGGTGTATCGCTTCTGCCCGGTGGAGGACGAGTCCAACGACCTGATCTACCAGCACTGTGACGCACGGCCAGGGGCCAGCGGCTCTGGGGTGTACGGGCGCGTGTGGGACAACAGCCTGGAGCGCTGGGAGAGGAAGGTCATCGGCATCTTCTCTGGACACCAGTGGCTGGAGATCGACGGGGAGAACCGGGACTATAACGTGGCGGTGCGCTTCACCCCCCTCAAGTTTGCGCAGATCTGCTACTGGGTTCACGGGAACCAGGTGGATTGCAGCAAAGACTGATGGCAGACAGGATTGGTGACAACAAAGGACAAAAATAGCAGTGTCTGTTGTGATTTGTATTTTCAGCCCATCTGCAGTGAGTTTTAAGGTTTAATGTGGTTTAATGTGGAGTCCATGTTAGTCTTTGAAGAACACTATTATCCCCTAAACTATTTTTCTACACTTTATTTAATCCAAATTGGATCTGAGAATTTGACCCACGATACCCTTGTGCCTGATCAGGACTTTATACTCTTTAGGTGCCTTTGCTGCAATTCATAAGATTAATGTCTAAAGGGTTTGTTTACATTTCATAATGGAACACACTCATTttgatattttaattaaatatgcCCACAAAATCGTTCTGAAACCACTGACAAATCAGAATCTATGACGTTTTGATGTAGATTTGACTCATTCTGTGTTTTGAGCTACACATGTAATTGTGGTATTCTGTTTCTTGTATCTGACTCTGACTCATTGACACTTCTTACTCCAAATTATAATGGTTCATATTCAACTCAGCAAATGTAGTTGCAGAGATATTACGTGTGACTGCTTAAAATGGATAGCTTCAAAGGGCCTGGTTTTGGGGACACTTGATGTTGGgtaaaaattatttaaaatgctTCTATTTTAATTAAAGATGTCTTTCTGAAATATCTGTCTTGTATGTAATTATGCAATCATTATCCACATGACAATTGTTGTTAAAATATCAGTCTGTAAAACTAAGGGCATGTTTCGCTTGGTAAGTGCCATCCCTGGAAATAAAATCACACTGTGAATAGACAGCGCAGCATACAAATGGGTGTGTGGCGCCCTCTTGTGGTCAAATGTTGATGCTGTATATTTTCACAATAAGGCTTGAGAGTGCCAAACACACTTTATAGAATGACACAAGTAGGCCACCAAATGTGTTGAAGACTGGACTTGGACATCAAGGTCCAATTTAAAACTGATATGCACCCATTGATCTGGTCAGAAAATCAAATGCCCATCCATATCAGCCATGTTGGTAGAATCATAAGCCTATGGTTAAttcattaagtataagtatataagtatatatacactgttttgatcccgtgagggaaatttggtctcggCATTTAtcacaatccgtgaattagtgaaacacactcagcacacagtgaggtgaagcacacactaatcctggcgcagtgagctgcctgcaacaacagcggcgctcggggcgcaatgaggggttaggtgccttgctcaagggcacttcagccgtgcctactggtcagggttcagccggcaaccctccggttacaggtccgaagtgctaaccagtaggctacggctgcccaTTAGCAGGCGGAATGGTGCTTCATTACCAGTTGTAGCCACTAAAAGAAAAACTTTTCTTGAAACAAAATAATTATTTGTAACTACAAACTTATCCAAAGATTATATCCATTTTTCATTCAGGTCATTACCACCACAGCATCCAATGAATTTGCATTACAATGGGAATGGGAATACATGAGTTCAAATGAGACCATCCACATCTGACTGGTCACTGTAGTCCTCTTGAAGATCATAATGCAGATATGGACAAGACTAGAAAGCCCTTTAGAATCCAAGACCTTGGACAAAATCAACT
The Alosa alosa isolate M-15738 ecotype Scorff River chromosome 21, AALO_Geno_1.1, whole genome shotgun sequence genome window above contains:
- the LOC125286301 gene encoding serine protease 23; amino-acid sequence: MALDHTPMSSHPCCSFLLVCLLLPLSWVSCVLPHQPAALHIPSLVAHTPLPLVRSRFSAQAQLDFTTHCNASCFHRGEQARPEELAEQLAFETLYSNGSRTLTAVDLDEDEEAEWRPEPAVPFLATGRRRGSTGRRRRQKRQIYGADGRFNIRGDHFLLDYPFSTAVRISTGCTGVLVSQRHVLTAAHCVHDGKDYVKGARKLRVGFLIPPSSLVNVTLPSTPSKKPLVRWVRVKRTRVPKGWIQGPLEVSMDYDYALLELRWPHRRPFMRMAVAPSAQDLAGKRIHFSGFDSDRPGELVYRFCPVEDESNDLIYQHCDARPGASGSGVYGRVWDNSLERWERKVIGIFSGHQWLEIDGENRDYNVAVRFTPLKFAQICYWVHGNQVDCSKD